CTCCATTTCTTCGTCGTTCTTTATGGGCCCCGCTCTAATTTTTTTTAATGATGATGGGTATAAATGGAAAGAGAATCTTGAAACTCTCTTGATACTGAATCCTCAATTCAGTGCCGCATTTAAAATAGGAGAAATGATTTCGATAAATACAACGCTCGGATATATGATTAATATAAAGTCGAACCTCCGTTTTATAGATCAAAGCGATTTAAATACAATAAGCATAGGATTTGGACTTATAATTGGTGATTAATGAAATAACAGCAATGTTTTCTATAGATTTGTACATAGTGAAGTAAATGATTATTTAGTTTTATTGCAGCTGCAGGATAAAATATCGTTCATAATAATAAATTCTGATAAAGGGATATATTTTGGAAAAGCACATCACATTCAAGCGAATAGCAATGTTGATAATTACCTTAAAAGTATTATTGATTTTATATTTTGTAATTAACATACCGATTCACGCCGGGAAAAGCTGGGACTTTAATATCGATCTGAATTTTTTGTTTTTTATAATTGTTGGATTTGCTGCCCAAATTATAGACGGTACACTCGGAATGGCTTACGGAGTCAGCTGTACTACTCTTCTTCTCTATATGGGAGTTCCACCAGCTGTTGCTTCTGCAGGAGTTCACACAGCCGAAGTATTCACAACCGGTGTATCAGGATTGTCCCATTTATATATGAAAAATGTAGATAAAAAATTATTTGCAAGACTCGTATTGCCCGGAGTTATAGCAGCAATGACAGGTGCATACCTGATTTCCGAGATATTAGACGGTAATTTTGTGAAACCTTACATTGCCGGATACCTTCTAATTATGGGCTTGCTGATTGTAATCAAGAGTTTTAAACCGATTAGATTCAACGACAGTATAAAATATGTCCCATTTCTTGGATCATTCGGCGGACTAATGGATGCTATTGGCGGCGGCGGTTGGGGTCCGATTGTTACCTCTAATCTGGTTAATCAGGGAAAAGCACCTAAAGAGACCATCGGAACGGTTAATACGGCTGAATTTTTCGTGGCTTTTTTCAGCACCGGAATATTTCTGATCTTTGTTGGTGTTGAAAGCTGGAAGATTGTATTGGGATTAATTATTGGCGGTGTAATAGCAGCACCCCTGGGAGCCTTTTTTGCTACTAGAATAAAACCTAAGTTACTAATGTTATCGGTCGGAATTTTAATAATAATTACTTCTTTATTTACTATTTCTAAATCGATCGGTATCTAAATATTCGTCTCAATACATTATAACATAGACATAACGATCAATCCAGAGAATTTTACTTACTAAAACATATCAAATAGATAGAATATCACTTCTTTTATTACCGGAAAAGCACCTTTTTTAATAACTGATTTAAGGTTGCGTAAAATTTTCTTTTCTGACTGCTATAGAATATTTTGCGGAGTAATTTGCAAACCTATAGGTGGAATATGCGAACTCTTTTAATCGTTTTTTTCATTGGCTATATAAACATATTTTCTCAAGAGATAAACAATCTAAACAGAATAGAATTGCTAAAAACAGTTGAGTATTTATCCTCATCAGAATTAGCCGGACGGCTGCCGGGTCATGAAGGATATGACAAAGCCGTAAAATATATTACTGAACAGTTCTCAAAAATCAATCTGAAGCCGGGCGGAGATGACAGGTATCTTCAAAAGCTGAAAGTTGAATACAACAATATTATATCCGAAGAGCCGTTCACCATTATTAAGAACAAAATTGAAACCGAATATCAATTAGGAAAGGATTACGTATACAGGGGATTTACAGGGTCCGGTAATTTAACCGGTCAAACTGTGTTCTGCGGGTACGGGTTATCCCAGCCGGAACTGGGTTATGATGATTATAAAGGTATCGACGTAAAAGGGAAAGTAGTGGTAACATTCAAATACAATCCCGCATGGAATATTAACGGTAAAGGATTTACGAATGGGAATCCGAGGGAAAAAGCTATTGCAGCCGCCAGACATGGTGCAGTTGGAATTCTTTTTGTCTCCTTTCCGAACGATACTAATCCTCAGAAACCGATCGGAAGTGTTATCCATGGCGAAGGAGAACAGATGACTGATTTCCCGGAACTCCATATCGATCTGCCTGTTGCCGATCAATTGTTCGAAGGATCCGGATACACACTGAAAGAACTGCAGACAAAAATCGATCAGACAAAAACTCCCCTCTCAACTCCTCTTATGCACCGGGTAAGAATTAAAGTTGAAACTGAATATGAAAAAGAGAAAGAGACAGTAAACATAGTTGGATTGCTTGAAGGATCAGATCCTGTTCTAAAAAACGAGTGGCTTATAGTAGGTGCCCATCTTGATCACGTAGGTCAGCAGGCGGGTAAAATCTATTTTCCCGGAGCTAACGATAACGGATCAGGTTCAGCAGCTGTGCTTCAAATTGCCAGAGCATTCGCAATGAATGATATAAAGCCAAAGCGATCTGTTGCATTCGTCCTTTTTGCAAGCGAAGAGCAAGGACTCAACGGCGCGCAGTATTTTGCAGATAATGTACCTGATAAAATGAGTAAGGTTATAGGAATGTTTAATCTTGACTGCATCGGATACGGCGACAGCATTCAGGTTGGCGGAGGACATAGCGCACAGGAGTTCTGGAATGCTGCTAAGGAAATCGACAAGAATAATTCGGGACTAATGGTAGAGAGAACCTGGCAAGGTGGCGGAGCCGATGCCGAGCCGTTTTACAGGAAAGGAATTCCTACGCTATACTTTGTTACAACCAACAGCTACGGTCATCTTCATATGCTGAGCGATGAACCTGAGACACTCAATCCGGAATTGTTCGAGGCTATAACGAAGTTAGCATACTTAACGGTTGAAAAAGTTTGCAACCGCTGAAAAACCTTGAAAATTGGCGGTTAATAGCGAAGAAAATCTTCATGGTTGTGATACTGCCTTTCTTATATTGTGAATCATCGCGATAACATTCTCAAGCGTTCCATAAATTTGGGTCAGACCGCTTTTGCACGTAATTGAATTTTCGACATTGTTAATTATCTCATACGCCGATGAATAAACATATTCATTAGTATGTTTTGACAAACCGGCCATGACCGGATTTGCAAGTATGTACTCTACGATCCGCTTAATTTCGGATATATAATTTACGTATTTCGCCTTTGCCGGTCCTTCAAAAACTACACCGGTTCTTTGATACTTTTTATTAATGAATTTAGTATGACCATTTATCAAATCACCGACAAACTTCCCAACTTTAAGGTTCTCATCAGTCTGTTTAATTAAAAGATGAAAGTGATTTGGCATCAGGCAAAAAGCCATAATTTCAATTTTATATTTAACGCTGAATTTTCCAAGACGGTTGAGGAAATAATTATAATCATCTTTATCGAAGAATATTTTTGATTTCAGAGTTCCGCGGTTATAAACATGATGATAAGTATTGGCGTGATAGAACCGATCCAAGTATTCCCCCGCATACTTCGCACAAATTAAGGAAATCTGACCTTGAAGGTCAAGCGCGTTATTTGAATTGCTGACCTTCAAGGTCAGGGTGCGGGATTTGGTTTAAAACAAAAAACCCCGGCATAACCGGGGTTTTCTGTTTGCTGAAAGCTTTTCAGCTTTAAGCCTGATTACTTCATGAGTAACATCTTCTTTACTTGTACGAAGTTATCAGCTTCGATTCTGTAGATATACATACCACTGGTCATTCTTGAAGCGTCGAAGTTAATGGTATGGAATCCTGCAGGCATTACCTTGTTAACCAATGTAGCAACTTCTTCACCGAGGATATTGAATATTCTCAATGTAACATTGGATTCTTTCGGTAATCCGAATTTAATGTTAGTTGTCGGGTTGAATGGGTTCGGATAATTCTGTGAGAGTGAGAACTCTGTTGGAATTTCAGCAACTTCTTCAACATCGGTTAAACCAACATTTACGTCAAAGCTGTAAGCAAAGAAATCATTGTTAGCTGCATCAGAAGCAATGATTGTTACAACTGCATCGCCAATTGCAACCGGAGTAATTTTAAGTGTTGAACCGGTAATAGCTGTTGTAAGAATTGTACCGTTGGATGACTGAGCTGTAAATGTTAACGATCCTACGTTTCCTTCGAATACGTTAGCAAGGTTGTAGCTCTTTTCACCCTGTGACAATACCAACCACTGTTTCGGAATAGCAGTCTTAATGCTCATGTTAGATTTCAGACCTAATGTAAATACAGCACCGCCAAGTCTCAGACCTGCGTTAGCATTTTTCTGAATGATGCTTGGTACGCCGTCATTTACTTCGTTATCATACGGAACACCGATAGTTCCCTGGAATAACCACTGGTTGGTTAAGTCAGTTACTAATCCGTGTCTTCTGATAATTCTAACATTATTAATATCATCGAAATCTGTAAATCCTCTAGCAGTTAATTCTAAGTCGAACAATGTTGAAGGTCCAATGCTGGACGGAGCAGAAGCGATTGTCCAGTAGAATGCAGGATATCTTGCAACATCGATACCTGTAGCAACACCATCTACGATCGGTAATGCAACAGCGCCGCCAGGATTTGAGTTAACGTGGTTAACTGTGAAAGTGGAGTTTGGCATTGTCGGTAAACCGAACGAAGGATTGAATGTCAATGCAACCGGTCTGTAAAGTGTAGTTGTACCAACCGGGAATTCGAATCTTGATTCAGAGGATGCGCCTAAGCCAGGTCCGCCAGCGTTGAAGGAGACTTTAGCAACGTGTCCAACTACGTGGGAGATGTTTGTGCCTGTAACGCCTACTCTTGTGAATCCTTGTCCGCCACCCCAGTTAGGCTGGTTCATTGTGAATACGAGAGGATCCGGAACAATGAAAAGACCATTTACAAATGTAGTTAAAGCACCACCGTTTCTAACCTGAGCGATGTTGCCACCGGCTAAGGTTACTGTGTTGGTGTTGTTTGTTTTGTTGAATGTTAATGATCCAACTGTTGTACCAGCTGCAGGAACAGTTAATGTAGCGTTAGTAGCACCAGTCCATACGATGTTGCTTGTAGCATTTAATGATCCGGTTGCGGAAACGGTTACGTTACCCTGAGTTGTAATTGTACCGTTGGTATAAGCGCCATTGATTACTGTGTTACCTGTAATTACAAGATTACCGGCATAGTTTGCAACTGTAGCATCGCCACTGATAGTACTTGTCGGGAATCCGGCAGGTAATACGTTGTTAGCAGCACCGTCAAGATCATGATCCATTCTTCCGAAAGTTCCGGCTAAGGTCATGGTTGGAGCAGTGATGTTTGTGTTGTAAACAGTTGCATTTGCTGTACTTGTAACAGGACCATTGGAAGCTAATGTAGCATAGGTATAAATATCTGTTACTTCGTTTAAGCTGGA
This Melioribacteraceae bacterium DNA region includes the following protein-coding sequences:
- a CDS encoding sulfite exporter TauE/SafE family protein; amino-acid sequence: MEKHITFKRIAMLIITLKVLLILYFVINIPIHAGKSWDFNIDLNFLFFIIVGFAAQIIDGTLGMAYGVSCTTLLLYMGVPPAVASAGVHTAEVFTTGVSGLSHLYMKNVDKKLFARLVLPGVIAAMTGAYLISEILDGNFVKPYIAGYLLIMGLLIVIKSFKPIRFNDSIKYVPFLGSFGGLMDAIGGGGWGPIVTSNLVNQGKAPKETIGTVNTAEFFVAFFSTGIFLIFVGVESWKIVLGLIIGGVIAAPLGAFFATRIKPKLLMLSVGILIIITSLFTISKSIGI
- a CDS encoding M20/M25/M40 family metallo-hydrolase, with protein sequence MLKTVEYLSSSELAGRLPGHEGYDKAVKYITEQFSKINLKPGGDDRYLQKLKVEYNNIISEEPFTIIKNKIETEYQLGKDYVYRGFTGSGNLTGQTVFCGYGLSQPELGYDDYKGIDVKGKVVVTFKYNPAWNINGKGFTNGNPREKAIAAARHGAVGILFVSFPNDTNPQKPIGSVIHGEGEQMTDFPELHIDLPVADQLFEGSGYTLKELQTKIDQTKTPLSTPLMHRVRIKVETEYEKEKETVNIVGLLEGSDPVLKNEWLIVGAHLDHVGQQAGKIYFPGANDNGSGSAAVLQIARAFAMNDIKPKRSVAFVLFASEEQGLNGAQYFADNVPDKMSKVIGMFNLDCIGYGDSIQVGGGHSAQEFWNAAKEIDKNNSGLMVERTWQGGGADAEPFYRKGIPTLYFVTTNSYGHLHMLSDEPETLNPELFEAITKLAYLTVEKVCNR
- a CDS encoding transposase; the encoded protein is MDRFYHANTYHHVYNRGTLKSKIFFDKDDYNYFLNRLGKFSVKYKIEIMAFCLMPNHFHLLIKQTDENLKVGKFVGDLINGHTKFINKKYQRTGVVFEGPAKAKYVNYISEIKRIVEYILANPVMAGLSKHTNEYVYSSAYEIINNVENSITCKSGLTQIYGTLENVIAMIHNIRKAVSQP